Proteins from a single region of Hordeum vulgare subsp. vulgare chromosome 6H, MorexV3_pseudomolecules_assembly, whole genome shotgun sequence:
- the LOC123401839 gene encoding monosaccharide-sensing protein 2-like isoform X3, which yields MSGAALVAIAASIGNLLQGWDNATIAGAVLYIKKEFQLENDPTVEGLIVAMSLIGATIITTFSGPVSDWRRLPRRSGDGSTRFHSSAESPRWLVSKGRMAEAKKVLQRLRGREDVSGEMALLVEGLEVGGDTSIEEYIIGPANDPAGDHVVDGDNDQITLYGPEEGQSWIARPSKGPSMLGSVLSLASRHGSMVNQSVPLMDPLVTFFGSVHENMPQAGGSMQSTLFPNFGSMLSVADQHPKTEHWDEENVHRDDEEYASDAGGDYEDNVHSPLLSRQTTNTDRKDHGHHGSTLGMRRRSLLEEGGEAVSSTGIGGGWQLAWKWSERQGEDGKKEGGFKRIYLHQEGVADSRRGSVVSLPGGGDATQGGSGFIHAAALVSHSALYSKDLMEERMAAGPAMTHPSEAAPKGPIWKDLFEPGVRRALFVGVGIQMLQQFAGINGVLYYTPQILEQAGVAVLLSNLGLSSASASILISSLTTLLMLPSIGVAMRLMDISGRRFLLLGTIPILIASLIVLVVSNVITLSTVPHAVLSTVSVIVYFCCFVMGFGPIPNILCAEIFPTRVRGVCIAICALTFWICDIIVTYSLPVMLNAIGLAGVFGIYAIVCCIAFVFVYLKVPETKGMPLEVITEFFAVGAKQAQATIA from the exons ATGTCGGGCGCCGCACTGGTCGCGATTGCGGCTTCCATCGGCAATCTGCTGCAGGGGTGGGACAATGCCACAATTGCTG GTGCTGTCCTGTACATCAAGAAGGAATTCCAACTCGAAAATGATCCGACCGTGGAGGGGCTCATCGTGGCCATGTCGCTCATCGGCGCAACCATCATCACCACGTTCTCCGGACCGGTATCAGACTGG AGACGGCTCCCTCGGAGATCAGGGGACGGCTCAACACGCTTCCACAGTTCAGCGG AATCTCCGAGATGGCTTGTCAGCAAGGGCCGAATGGCAGAGGCCAAGAAGGTGCTGCAAAGATTACGGGGAAGGGAGGATGTCTCAG GAGAAATGGCCCTTCTTGTTGAAGGTTTGGAGGTTGGAGGAGACACCTCCATTGAGGAGTACATAATTGGACCAGCTAATGACCCAGCTGGTGATCATGTTGTTGATGGCGATAATGACCAAATAACACTATATGGGCCTGAAGAGGGCCAATCATGGATTGCTCGACCTTCCAAGGGACCCAGCATGCTTGGAAGTGTGCTTTCTCTTGCATCTCGTCATGGCAGCATGGTGAACCAGAGTGTGCCCCTTATGGATCCTCTAGTCACATTTTTCGGAAGCGTTCATGAGAACATGCCTCAAGCTGGAGGAAGCATGCAGAGTACATTGTTTCCTAACTTTGGCAGCATGCTCAGTGTGGCAGATCAGCATCCAAAAACTGAGCACTGGGATGAGGAGAACGTTCATAGGGACGATGAGGAATACGCATCTGATGCTGGAGGTGACTACGAAGATAATGTCCACAGCCCGCTGCTGTCGCGACAGACCACAAACACGGATCGGAAGGATCATGGTCACCATGGAAGCACTTTGGGCATGAGAAGGAGAAGTCTCTTGGAAGAGGGTGGGGAGGCAGTCAGCAGCACTGGTATTGGTGGGGGGTGGCAACTCGCATGGAAATGGTCAGAGCGACAAGGCGAGGATGGCAAGAAGGAAGGAGGCTTCAAGAGAATCTACTTGCACCAAGAGGGGGTGGCCGACTCAAGAAGGGGCTCTGTTGTTTCACTTCCTGGTGGGGGTGATGCGACCCAAGGGGGCAGTGGGTTCATACACGCTGCTGCTTTGGTAAGCCACTCGGCTCTTTACTCCAAGGATCTTATGGAAGAGCGTATGGCGGCCGGTCCAGCCATGACTCACCCATCGGAGGCAGCTCCCAAAGGTCCAATCTGGAAAGATCTGTTTGAACCTGGTGTGAGGCGTGCACTGTTTGTCGGCGTTGGAATTCAGATGCTTCAGCAG TTTGCTGGAATTAATGGAGTTCTCTACTATACTCCTCAAATTCTGGAGCAAGCTGGTGTGGCGGTTCTTCTTTCCAATCTTGGCCTCAGTTCAGCATCAGCATCCATCTTGATCAGTTCTCTCACCACCTTACTCATGCTCCCTAGCATTGGTGTAGCCATGAGACTTATGGATATATCTGGAAGAAG GTTTCTGCTACTGGGCACAATTCCCATCTTGATAGCATCCCTAATTGTTTTGGTTGTGTCCAATGTTATCACCTTGAGTACGGTGCCCCACGCTGTGCTCTCCACAGTTAGCGTCATTGTCTACTTCTGCTGCTTTGTTATGGGCTTTGGCCCGATCCCCAACATTCTTTGTGCAGAGATTTTCCCCACCAGAGTCCGAGGTGTCTGCATCGCTATTTGCGCTCTCACATTCTGGATTTGTGACATAATTGTTACCTACAGCCTACCTGTGATGCTGAATGCTATTGGCCTGGCAGGTGTCTTTGGTATATATGCAATCGTTTGCTGCATCGCCTTTGTGTTCGTCTACCTAAAGGTCCCAGAGACAAAGGGTATGCCCCTCGAGGTCATCACCGAGTTCTTTGCGGTTGGGGCAAAGCAAGCGCAGGCCACCATTGCCTGA
- the LOC123401839 gene encoding monosaccharide-sensing protein 2-like isoform X1: protein MSGAALVAIAASIGNLLQGWDNATIAGAVLYIKKEFQLENDPTVEGLIVAMSLIGATIITTFSGPVSDWVGRRPMLILSSILYFLSGLIMLWSPNVYVLLLARLVDGFGIGLAVTLVPLYISETAPSEIRGRLNTLPQFSGSGGMFLSYCMVFGMSLLPSPDWRIMLGVLSVPSLFFFGLTVFYLPESPRWLVSKGRMAEAKKVLQRLRGREDVSGEMALLVEGLEVGGDTSIEEYIIGPANDPAGDHVVDGDNDQITLYGPEEGQSWIARPSKGPSMLGSVLSLASRHGSMVNQSVPLMDPLVTFFGSVHENMPQAGGSMQSTLFPNFGSMLSVADQHPKTEHWDEENVHRDDEEYASDAGGDYEDNVHSPLLSRQTTNTDRKDHGHHGSTLGMRRRSLLEEGGEAVSSTGIGGGWQLAWKWSERQGEDGKKEGGFKRIYLHQEGVADSRRGSVVSLPGGGDATQGGSGFIHAAALVSHSALYSKDLMEERMAAGPAMTHPSEAAPKGPIWKDLFEPGVRRALFVGVGIQMLQQFAGINGVLYYTPQILEQAGVAVLLSNLGLSSASASILISSLTTLLMLPSIGVAMRLMDISGRRFLLLGTIPILIASLIVLVVSNVITLSTVPHAVLSTVSVIVYFCCFVMGFGPIPNILCAEIFPTRVRGVCIAICALTFWICDIIVTYSLPVMLNAIGLAGVFGIYAIVCCIAFVFVYLKVPETKGMPLEVITEFFAVGAKQAQATIA, encoded by the exons ATGTCGGGCGCCGCACTGGTCGCGATTGCGGCTTCCATCGGCAATCTGCTGCAGGGGTGGGACAATGCCACAATTGCTG GTGCTGTCCTGTACATCAAGAAGGAATTCCAACTCGAAAATGATCCGACCGTGGAGGGGCTCATCGTGGCCATGTCGCTCATCGGCGCAACCATCATCACCACGTTCTCCGGACCGGTATCAGACTGGGTTGGCCGGCGCCCTATGCTGATTCTCTCTTCAATTCTCTACTTCCTCAGCGGCCTAATCATGCTATGGTCACCCAATGTCTATGTACTGCTTCTGGCACGCCTTGTCGATGGCTTCGGTATCGGCTTGGCTGTCACGCTGGTGCCTTTGTACATCTCAGAGACGGCTCCCTCGGAGATCAGGGGACGGCTCAACACGCTTCCACAGTTCAGCGGGTCAGGAGGGATGTTCTTGTCATACTGCATGGTGTTCGGGATGTCACTCTTGCCATCACCTGATTGGAGAATTATGCTTGGTGTTCTCTCCGTTCCTTCATTGTTTTTCTTCGGCTTGACAGTATTTTACCTGCCAGAATCTCCGAGATGGCTTGTCAGCAAGGGCCGAATGGCAGAGGCCAAGAAGGTGCTGCAAAGATTACGGGGAAGGGAGGATGTCTCAG GAGAAATGGCCCTTCTTGTTGAAGGTTTGGAGGTTGGAGGAGACACCTCCATTGAGGAGTACATAATTGGACCAGCTAATGACCCAGCTGGTGATCATGTTGTTGATGGCGATAATGACCAAATAACACTATATGGGCCTGAAGAGGGCCAATCATGGATTGCTCGACCTTCCAAGGGACCCAGCATGCTTGGAAGTGTGCTTTCTCTTGCATCTCGTCATGGCAGCATGGTGAACCAGAGTGTGCCCCTTATGGATCCTCTAGTCACATTTTTCGGAAGCGTTCATGAGAACATGCCTCAAGCTGGAGGAAGCATGCAGAGTACATTGTTTCCTAACTTTGGCAGCATGCTCAGTGTGGCAGATCAGCATCCAAAAACTGAGCACTGGGATGAGGAGAACGTTCATAGGGACGATGAGGAATACGCATCTGATGCTGGAGGTGACTACGAAGATAATGTCCACAGCCCGCTGCTGTCGCGACAGACCACAAACACGGATCGGAAGGATCATGGTCACCATGGAAGCACTTTGGGCATGAGAAGGAGAAGTCTCTTGGAAGAGGGTGGGGAGGCAGTCAGCAGCACTGGTATTGGTGGGGGGTGGCAACTCGCATGGAAATGGTCAGAGCGACAAGGCGAGGATGGCAAGAAGGAAGGAGGCTTCAAGAGAATCTACTTGCACCAAGAGGGGGTGGCCGACTCAAGAAGGGGCTCTGTTGTTTCACTTCCTGGTGGGGGTGATGCGACCCAAGGGGGCAGTGGGTTCATACACGCTGCTGCTTTGGTAAGCCACTCGGCTCTTTACTCCAAGGATCTTATGGAAGAGCGTATGGCGGCCGGTCCAGCCATGACTCACCCATCGGAGGCAGCTCCCAAAGGTCCAATCTGGAAAGATCTGTTTGAACCTGGTGTGAGGCGTGCACTGTTTGTCGGCGTTGGAATTCAGATGCTTCAGCAG TTTGCTGGAATTAATGGAGTTCTCTACTATACTCCTCAAATTCTGGAGCAAGCTGGTGTGGCGGTTCTTCTTTCCAATCTTGGCCTCAGTTCAGCATCAGCATCCATCTTGATCAGTTCTCTCACCACCTTACTCATGCTCCCTAGCATTGGTGTAGCCATGAGACTTATGGATATATCTGGAAGAAG GTTTCTGCTACTGGGCACAATTCCCATCTTGATAGCATCCCTAATTGTTTTGGTTGTGTCCAATGTTATCACCTTGAGTACGGTGCCCCACGCTGTGCTCTCCACAGTTAGCGTCATTGTCTACTTCTGCTGCTTTGTTATGGGCTTTGGCCCGATCCCCAACATTCTTTGTGCAGAGATTTTCCCCACCAGAGTCCGAGGTGTCTGCATCGCTATTTGCGCTCTCACATTCTGGATTTGTGACATAATTGTTACCTACAGCCTACCTGTGATGCTGAATGCTATTGGCCTGGCAGGTGTCTTTGGTATATATGCAATCGTTTGCTGCATCGCCTTTGTGTTCGTCTACCTAAAGGTCCCAGAGACAAAGGGTATGCCCCTCGAGGTCATCACCGAGTTCTTTGCGGTTGGGGCAAAGCAAGCGCAGGCCACCATTGCCTGA
- the LOC123401839 gene encoding monosaccharide-sensing protein 2-like isoform X2, with the protein MSGAALVAIAASIGNLLQGWDNATIAGAVLYIKKEFQLENDPTVEGLIVAMSLIGATIITTFSGPVSDWVGRRPMLILSSILYFLSGLIMLWSPNVYVLLLARLVDGFGIGLAVTLVPLYISETAPSEIRGRLNTLPQFSGSGGMFLSYCMVFGMSLLPSPDWRIMLGVLSVPSLFFFGLTVFYLPESPRWLVSKGRMAEAKKVLQRLRGREDVSGEMALLVEGLEVGGDTSIEEYIIGPANDPAGDHVVDGDNDQITLYGPEEGQSWIARPSKGPSMLGSVLSLASRHGSMVNQSVPLMDPLVTFFGSVHENMPQAGGSMQSTLFPNFGSMLSVADQHPKTEHWDEENVHRDDEEYASDAGGDYEDNVHSPLLSRQTTNTDRKDHGHHGSTLGMRRRSLLEEGGEAVSSTGIGGGWQLAWKWSERQGEDGKKEGGFKRIYLHQEGVADSRRGSVVSLPGGGDATQGGSGFIHAAALVSHSALYSKDLMEERMAAGPAMTHPSEAAPKGPIWKDLFEPGVRRALFVGVGIQMLQQFAGINGVLYYTPQILEQAGVAVLLSNLGLSSASASILISSLTTLLMLPSIGVAMRLMDISGRRFLLLGTIPILIASLIVLVVSNVITLSTVPHAVLSTVSVIVYFCCFVMGFGPIPNILCAEIFPTRVRGVFGIYAIVCCIAFVFVYLKVPETKGMPLEVITEFFAVGAKQAQATIA; encoded by the exons ATGTCGGGCGCCGCACTGGTCGCGATTGCGGCTTCCATCGGCAATCTGCTGCAGGGGTGGGACAATGCCACAATTGCTG GTGCTGTCCTGTACATCAAGAAGGAATTCCAACTCGAAAATGATCCGACCGTGGAGGGGCTCATCGTGGCCATGTCGCTCATCGGCGCAACCATCATCACCACGTTCTCCGGACCGGTATCAGACTGGGTTGGCCGGCGCCCTATGCTGATTCTCTCTTCAATTCTCTACTTCCTCAGCGGCCTAATCATGCTATGGTCACCCAATGTCTATGTACTGCTTCTGGCACGCCTTGTCGATGGCTTCGGTATCGGCTTGGCTGTCACGCTGGTGCCTTTGTACATCTCAGAGACGGCTCCCTCGGAGATCAGGGGACGGCTCAACACGCTTCCACAGTTCAGCGGGTCAGGAGGGATGTTCTTGTCATACTGCATGGTGTTCGGGATGTCACTCTTGCCATCACCTGATTGGAGAATTATGCTTGGTGTTCTCTCCGTTCCTTCATTGTTTTTCTTCGGCTTGACAGTATTTTACCTGCCAGAATCTCCGAGATGGCTTGTCAGCAAGGGCCGAATGGCAGAGGCCAAGAAGGTGCTGCAAAGATTACGGGGAAGGGAGGATGTCTCAG GAGAAATGGCCCTTCTTGTTGAAGGTTTGGAGGTTGGAGGAGACACCTCCATTGAGGAGTACATAATTGGACCAGCTAATGACCCAGCTGGTGATCATGTTGTTGATGGCGATAATGACCAAATAACACTATATGGGCCTGAAGAGGGCCAATCATGGATTGCTCGACCTTCCAAGGGACCCAGCATGCTTGGAAGTGTGCTTTCTCTTGCATCTCGTCATGGCAGCATGGTGAACCAGAGTGTGCCCCTTATGGATCCTCTAGTCACATTTTTCGGAAGCGTTCATGAGAACATGCCTCAAGCTGGAGGAAGCATGCAGAGTACATTGTTTCCTAACTTTGGCAGCATGCTCAGTGTGGCAGATCAGCATCCAAAAACTGAGCACTGGGATGAGGAGAACGTTCATAGGGACGATGAGGAATACGCATCTGATGCTGGAGGTGACTACGAAGATAATGTCCACAGCCCGCTGCTGTCGCGACAGACCACAAACACGGATCGGAAGGATCATGGTCACCATGGAAGCACTTTGGGCATGAGAAGGAGAAGTCTCTTGGAAGAGGGTGGGGAGGCAGTCAGCAGCACTGGTATTGGTGGGGGGTGGCAACTCGCATGGAAATGGTCAGAGCGACAAGGCGAGGATGGCAAGAAGGAAGGAGGCTTCAAGAGAATCTACTTGCACCAAGAGGGGGTGGCCGACTCAAGAAGGGGCTCTGTTGTTTCACTTCCTGGTGGGGGTGATGCGACCCAAGGGGGCAGTGGGTTCATACACGCTGCTGCTTTGGTAAGCCACTCGGCTCTTTACTCCAAGGATCTTATGGAAGAGCGTATGGCGGCCGGTCCAGCCATGACTCACCCATCGGAGGCAGCTCCCAAAGGTCCAATCTGGAAAGATCTGTTTGAACCTGGTGTGAGGCGTGCACTGTTTGTCGGCGTTGGAATTCAGATGCTTCAGCAG TTTGCTGGAATTAATGGAGTTCTCTACTATACTCCTCAAATTCTGGAGCAAGCTGGTGTGGCGGTTCTTCTTTCCAATCTTGGCCTCAGTTCAGCATCAGCATCCATCTTGATCAGTTCTCTCACCACCTTACTCATGCTCCCTAGCATTGGTGTAGCCATGAGACTTATGGATATATCTGGAAGAAG GTTTCTGCTACTGGGCACAATTCCCATCTTGATAGCATCCCTAATTGTTTTGGTTGTGTCCAATGTTATCACCTTGAGTACGGTGCCCCACGCTGTGCTCTCCACAGTTAGCGTCATTGTCTACTTCTGCTGCTTTGTTATGGGCTTTGGCCCGATCCCCAACATTCTTTGTGCAGAGATTTTCCCCACCAGAGTCCGAG GTGTCTTTGGTATATATGCAATCGTTTGCTGCATCGCCTTTGTGTTCGTCTACCTAAAGGTCCCAGAGACAAAGGGTATGCCCCTCGAGGTCATCACCGAGTTCTTTGCGGTTGGGGCAAAGCAAGCGCAGGCCACCATTGCCTGA